ACCATCACGTAAAATGGAAAGTATGTTAACGTTAAAATCGTTAACCAAAACCGATTTTGAGATAAATTGCCCAATATCCCTACAGTTATCTTCCACAAAAAGCTCGGTGATGTATGTTTCTGCTTTTCTGGTAAATTCTTCATTACCGCCTCTATTTTTTGGCAATAAAATAGGGCCCAAAACAAAGATATATGTAAAACCTAGAGCCAACAAACATAGGGCTGCCAAGCTAAACTCAAACATTCCAAACTCATCAATCCCATATTTTTTGGCATAACTGCTTACCAAAATATTGGTGGATGTACCTATTAGCGTACAAGTACCCCCAAAAAGTGCGGCAAACGATATGGGCATGAGCAACCTACTCGGACTAATTTTTGTTTCTCTGCAAACGGTTAAGGCAATAGGAAGCAAAAGCGCTACAACAGCCGTATCGTTTATAAAAGCTGAAAACAAACCCGAAATGGAACAAAAAACCACTAAAGCCACGCTGTAATGTATTTTAGCCAATTTTATAATTCGGTGGCTCAATCCTTCTAAAATACCAGAGCTAAAAATACCGCCACTAACCACAAAAATGCAACCCAAAGTAATGGTTGCAGGATGGTTAAACCCCGAAAAACCTTCTTCCGGACTTAATACCCCAGCAACGATAAACATGGCCATTATAAGTATAGATGTTGTATCTATAGAAAAATAATCCCTTACAAAAAGGATAACACCAAACAGGATAATGGCAAATGTTATTATAATGTCCATTTTTTGGTATTCGATTTAATAGTTTTTAATTTTTTGTCCATTTAAATTTAATTTATTTTTAAGGGGTTTCAAAAAAATGTTTGCGCCAAGTGTTAAAATAAAGCTATAATTTAAAGCTTTGCCTCAATAATTTTAATGCTTTTATTAATTTGCAAGACTTAAAAACTTTCAATGCAATTATACCCCATACAGGCAGGAAACCTAAAGCTAGATGGTGGTGCTATGTTTGGTGTTGTTCCCAAAACATTGTGGAATAGAACCAATCCCGCAGACGCCAACAATATGATTGATATAGCCACACGTTGCTTACTTATTGAAGACGGAAATAGACTTATACTTATCGATACCGGAATGGGAAATAAACAATCCGATAAGTTTTTTGGCTACTACTACTTGTGGGGTGACTTTAGTTTGGATAAGTCATTGGCACAATATGGTTTCCACCGCGACGACATTACCGATGTTTTTTTAACCCATTTGCATTTTGACCATTGCGGAGGTAGTATTCAGTGGAATAAAGATAGAACCGGTTACGAACCCGCTTTTAAAAACGCACACTTTTGGAGCAATAAAGACCATTGGCTATGGGCAACAGAACCCAATAGAAGGGAAAAAGCATCGTTCTTAGAGGAAAATATTTTACCCATGGAAACCAGTGGGCAGTTAAAATTTACATCGCTTCCTAATCGAGATATGCTAAAACATTCAGAGTTAGGTTTCGATATTTTCTTTGCCGATGGGCATACAGACAAACAAATGATTCCGCTCATTACATATAAAGATAAAACCATAGCTTTTATGGCCGATTTGTTACCAACCGTTGGCCACTTACCGCTACCCTATGTTATGGGTTACGATACTAGACCACTACTAACGTTGAACGAAAAAGAAAAGTTTTTAAACTTAGCCGCAAAAAACAATTTCTACCTGTTTTTAGAGCACGACGCCCATAATGAAATCATTACTGTAAAAAACACCGAAAAAGGTGTTAGGCTAAACGAAACATTTACTACACAGGATATATTTAATTTTTAATACAAATAGACTAATTCAAATAATACCAATGAAAAACACAAAAATACTTGTTGCTTCAATATTCTTATCGGCCTTAATATATGGCTGCGGAAGTACTGCAGATATTTTATCCACCCCAGTCGAAAACATTGATACCTCGCCCTTAAAGGTGTCAGAATTAACCGAATCTGAAAAAAAACAATGGGGCCATCTAGACCTTGTTAAAGACACCATTCCGGGGATGAGCGTTAACAAGGCTTATTCTGAACTTATAAAAAACAAAAAAGGCCAAAAAGTACTTGTTGCTGTGCTAGATTCTGGAATTGATATAGACCACGAAGATTTAGATGATGTGATTTGGACCAATAAAGATGAAATTCCAAACAATGGAAAAGACGACGACAACAACGGCTACATAGACGATATTCACGGTTGGAATTTCTTGGGCGACGGCTACAACGAGCAGTTAGAATACGTTAGAATTATAGCCAGTGGCGACACCAGTAACCCTGATTATGAGCGTGCAAAAGCTGAATACGAAAAAGAATATGAAAAATGGATGCAGCGCAAAACACAGCACGAACAAATATACCAACAAATAAAAGGTGCCCATGAAACCTTGGTAAAACATCTTGGTAAAGAAGATTACACCCAAGAAGAAGTTAATGCCATTACGCCTGATAGTGAAGCGTTAAGCCAGGCTAAACAAATCGCGCAGTACCTTTTTAGCAATGGCGATACTTTAACTGGGGCTTTAGAAGAAATTGAAGGTGTTTTAGAAACCATCAACGACTTTTTAAATTACAAGCTCAATACAGATTTTAAGGGTCGCGTAAACGGAGACGACCCCGAAGATATGTCGACCAAATACTATGGCAACGGAAATGTTAAACCTGTTAAAAAAGAAGAAAGCCATGGTACGCATGTTGCCGGAATTATTGCTGCAGAACGCAATAACGGAAAAGGTGCCAATGGCGTAGCCAACAACGTTGAAATTATGACGGTTAGAACGGTGCCCAGTGGCGACGAATATGATAAAGACGTGGCTTTGGCCATTAGATATGCCGTAGACAATGGTGCTAAAATTATTAATGGCAGTTTTGGTAAAAGCTTCTCTCCGCACAGCGACTGGGTTCGCGATGCGATTGCCTACGCGGGTGAACATGATGTCCTTTTTGTTCATGCCGCAGGAAACGATAGTAAAGACGTTGATGTTGAACCCAATTACCCTGACGATAATGTTAACGGTAAAGAAATATCAAACAATTACATAAGAGTTGGTGCACTGGCACCCAAATATGGATCCAGCATGGTGGCTTCGTTCTCCAACTACGGAAAAAATAATGTTGATGTTTTTGCTCCCGGTGATGATATTTACTCTACAACACCCGAAAATGAGTATGACACCAAAGGCGGAACTTCAATGGCTGCTCCTGCTGTTGCTGGCGTGGCTGCACTAATTAGATCATATTACCCGAGTTTAACAGCAGCCCAAGTCAAGCAAATTTTAATGGATTCTGGATTGCCCATTAAAACCAAGGTTATTGTTGGTGGCGATACTAGTGATATTCGTCCGTTTGCCGATTTAACCAAATCTTCAAAAATGGTTAATGCATACAACGCATTGATAATGGCCGCTAAAATGTCTAAATAGTTTTTTAAGTTTTAAAAGGCTGTTCAACATAAAGTTTTTATTTGAACAGCCTTATTTTTAATTTTAATATTCATGAATAGAATTTATATTTATATTCTTTCCTTCGCCTTTATTTTATCATGCGGAAGTTCGCAAACTGTTAAAACTCCCAAAGAAACCCCCAGCGTTCCTGAACCACCTCAACCTCCTAAAGTTGAATTTTCATCCAACCACTGTTATTGGCAACAGCATGTCGATTACAAAATGGAAATAAATATGGATGTAGAGAACTACCAATATGAAGGCAAGCAAACTTTAGTTTACACGAACAACTCTCCTGACACCTTAAATAAAGTTTTTTATCACTTGTATTTTAATGCCTTTCAGCCCGGAAGCGAAATGGATGTACGTTCTCGCAATATTCCCGATCCCGATAGCCGAGTTAAAGACCGCATAAGTAAGTTAAAACCAGACGAAATTGGGTATATAAAAGTAAATTCTTTAAAACAAAATGGCGAACCTTTAACCTATGAAACTGTAGGTACTGTTCTAGAGGTAAATTTAGAAAATGCCATAAAACCCGGTGAAAGTGTCACCTTCGATATGCTTTTTGATGCACAAATACCTGTGCAAATACGTCGTTCGGGCAGAAAAAATAACGAAGGGGTAGCGCTTTCAATGGCACAATGGTATCCCAAATTAGCCGAATACGATTACGAGGGCTGGCATGCCGACCCTTATATAGGTCGTGAATTTCATGGTGTTTGGGGCGATTTTGATGTAAAAATAGCCATCGATAAAACCTATACCATTGGCGGTACCGGATATTTGCAAAACCCCAATGAAATTGGACACGGTTACCAAACCGATACCTTAAAACAACCAAATACCAAAAAACTCACTTGGCACTTTGTGGCACCTAATGTGCACGATTTCACCTGGGCTGCAGATCCAAACTATAAGCACGATACTATACAAGTTCCAAACGGACCACTTTTGCATTTCCTTTACAAAAACAATATGCCAAAAGACAAATTGAACAACTGGAAAAAACTACAGCCTAAAGCCGTAGAGCTCATGCAATTTTACAGTGAAAATATTGGCCAGTATCCATACAATCAATACTCTATTATTCAAGGTGGCGACGGTGGTATGGAATACGGCATGTGCTCCCTAATTGCAGGCGAAGGCAATTTTAGCGGACTATTTGGTGTAACCGCACACGAAATGGCACATTCGTGGTTTCAGTTTTTATTGGCTACCAACGAACTCACCAACTATTGGATGGATGAAGGTTTTACCGAATACTACGGTGAACTCGCCGAATGCAAAATTTTCAATAAACCTTTTGAAAAGCCTACAAAACGCGTTTACGATATCTACTATTATTACGTAAATTCTGGTGCCGAGCAACCCCAAACCACCCACGCCGATCGGTTTAATTATAACCAGTCTTCATCCATTTCGGCTTACTATAAGGGTTATGTATTTTTAAACCAATTGGCTTACATAATTGGTGATGAAAATCAAAAGGAAACCATAAAGCAATATTTTAATCAGTGGGCTTTTAAACACCCTACTCGAACTGATTTTATTAGAGTTGCTGAAAAAGTGTCTGGTTTGGAATTAGATTGGTACTTAAACGATTGGACCCGAACCATCAATACCATTGACTATGGTGTTGAATCTATTGAAAATAATAAAGTTACATTAAAGCGCATTGGTTTAATGCCTATGCCTATTGACCTTACCGTGACTTACACCGATGGCACCAGCGAAGATTTCTACATTCCCTTACAAATGATGCGCGGTGAAAAACCAACCGAAGCCACTATGATAAAAGATTGGGCTTGGGCCTACCCTACTTATACATTTGAAACTTCAAAGGATGTAAAATCGGTTGAAATCGACCCCAAAAATATGATGGCCGATATTGATAAAGAGAATAATAAAAAGTAAATTATTTACTTTTCAGGTTACTATAAAAAAGGCTTCTATTGAATTAGGAAGTCTTTTTTTATGAATAAAAATGCCTGTATTCGAAACTTCTCTCCCGATAGCTATCGCGAACAATTCCTCATACTTCGGAATCACTCGAAGTGACGTAACGTTCAAAATTTAACGATTGGTCAAAATTGAGTTTCTTCGTCAGTTCGAGTGATTTTTAAGGAGCGAAAAAATCGTATCGAGAACTTGTTTAATAAAATTTCAATTCACATCATTGTTTACATTAACCCCATGGTCATTCATTTTATTTTTAATACCTTCGCTGTGTAAACTTTAGGGGTGTTCTATCCATTAAATTAGAACTGAGACATACCCTTTGAACCTGATGCGGTTAGTACCGCCGAAGGGAAAAGTTGAATAGTGTATTGCAACATATGCTAGCGCACCTTTTCTTAAATACTTCTAGTCTGGAAGTATCTTTTTCAAAGCTTTATTACCTCTACAGTTTACAATAACTAAATGTATTGTAAATGATAACTATTCACCTTAACGACCGTTCGCTGGATATTGATACCAATACCAATATCATGCAATTACTGCATCAAAATAATTATCCTCAATTGGGTATTGCAGTAGCCATCAATCAACAAATTGTATCTAAAAACCATTGGGGAGACCAACAGCTAAAAGATGGCGATAAAGTATTAATTATTCAAGCAACACAAGGGGGATAATAAAAATTGAAAAAACAGAAATCATGAAAAATAAAGACACAGCACCAAAAGAAGGTCAGATTACCAGACAGCCCTTTCCAAATTCTAAAAAGATTTACATACCAGGAAAAATCCACCCACAGATTAAAGTAGCCATGCGTGAAATTTCTTTGAGTGATACCAAAGATTCTATGACCGGTAAAGTAACCCCAAACGAACCTGTAACGGTTTATGATACGTCGGGACCTTATACCGACCCAAATAAAAACATAAATGTACATAACGGTATTGAACGCATACGTGAGCAATGGATTTTAGATCGTGGTGATGTTGAACAATTAAATAGTTTTTCATCAAAATATTGCAACGAACGCCTAAACGACTCGAGTTTAGACCACATGCGTTTTGCGCATCTTAAAAAACCCTTACGCGCTAAAAAAGGGAAGAACGTTACTCAATTACATTACGCTAAACAAGGGATTATTACTCCAGAGATGGAATACATAGCTATTCGTGAAAACCAACGTATCGATGAAATGACCGAGATAAGAAAACAACATCCGGGTCAGGATTTCGGGGCGTCTATTCCTAATAAAATCACTCCGGAATTTGTTCGTAAAGAAGTGGCTCGCGGACGTGCTGTTATTCCATCAAATATCAACCACCCGGAAGCTGAACCCATGATTTTAGGTCGAAACTTTTTAGTGAAAATCAATGCCAATATAGGTAACTCGGCTACAACATCGTCTATTGAAGAAGAAGTTGAAAAAGCCGTTTGGGCATGTCGTTGGGGTGCCGATAACATTATGGATTTATCTACCGGGCAAAACATTCATGAAACCCGAGAGTGGATTATTCGTAACTCACCAGTACCTGTTGGAACGGTACCTATTTATCAGGCTTTAGAAAAGGTAAATGGCGTGGCCGAAGACTTAACCTGGGACATTTTCCGCGACACCCTTATTGAACAAGCCGAGCAAGGGGTGGATTATTTTACCATTCACGCCGGTGTCTTGTTACGCTATGTACCAATGACCGCAAAACGCGTTACGGGAATTGTATCTCGCGGAGGTTCCATTATGGCGAAGTGGTGTTTGGCCCATCACAAAGAGAGTTTCTTATATACCCATTTTGAAGAAATTTGTGAGATTATGAAGTCCTACGATGTGGCCTTCTCATTAGGTGATGGTTTACGTCCGGGTTCGGTAGCCGATGCCAACGACGAAGCCCAATTTGCCGAACTGGAAACTCTAGGAGAATTAACACAAATTGCTCGTAAACATGAGGTACAGTGCTTTATCGAAGGTCCTGGTCACGTACCGATGCACATGATTAAAGAAAACATGGAAAAGCAAATCGAGGTGTGCGACGAAGCTCCATTCTATACTTTAGGTCCGTTAACCACCGATATTGCTCCAGGTTACGACCATATAACCTCAGGCATTGGTGCTGCTATGATTGGTTGGTATGGTTGTGCCATGCTGTGCTATGTAACACCAAAAGAGCACTTAGGTTTACCAAATAAAGAAGATGTTAGGGTAGGTGTGGTTACTTACAAACTAGCAGCTCATGCAGCCGATTTAGCCAAAGGACACCCAGGTGCTCAGCATCGCGATAACGCCTTAAGTATGGCACGTTTCGAGTTTCGTTGGGAAGATCAGTTTAACCTTGGGTTAGATCCCGAACGGGCGCGTGAGTATCACGATGAAACCTTACCTGCTGCCGGGGCCAAAATAGCACATTTCTGTTCGATGTGCGGACCGAAATTCTGTTCGATGAAGATTTCACAGGAAGTTCGTGACTTTGCCAAAGAAAATGAAATTGTGGAAAATGAAGTGATTCAAAAAGGCATGGAAGAGAAATCGAAGGAATTTAAAGATAAAGGTTCTGAAGTCTATTTATAAAAACGGAAATGGTCATTCTAATTGCTCCAGAACGTGATATTAAAAATGAAATTGAAATCCTTCACGAGTTATTTCGTGAAGGGTTACAATACTATCATTTGCGAAAACCACATAAGGATTATAAAGCGTATTTTGAGTATTTAGAACAAATCGATTCGCAATATCATAACAGAATAGTGGTTCATCATTTTCATGAGCTCGTAGAAGATTACATGCTTAAAGGTATTCATTTTCAAGAAGTGAAACGGCGAGAGGCTTCATTAGACACATTAAAACACATGAGAAGACAAAAAAACATTAGTATCAGTAGTTCGTTTCATTCATCAGAAGACTTAGAAGCATCAGCATTTGAATTCGATTACCATTTGCTAAGTCCTGTATTTTCGTCCATCTCAAAACAAGGTTATCTAGGTCGAGGTTTCGATGTGAATCACATTAACAAAACAATCATCGGCATGGGTGGTGTAAGCACTAAAAACCTTAATGACTTTGATAGGTTGGGCTATAAAGGTGTCGGGGTTTTAGGTGGTATTTGGCAAAGTAAAACACCTGTTGAAAATTTTAAAATCATAAAATGTCATTTCGATCGGAGTCCAGACATCCAGCAACCCGAGAGCCCTTTAAACAAATTCAGCATGACAAATAAAAAGTATGCAAAACGATAAAAATTACATATTAAGCATAGCGGGTTTCGACCCGAGTAGTGGCGCGGGAATCACTCAGGATATTAAAACCTTTGAAGCTCATAGCCTCTATGGTTTATCGGTTTGTACAGCGATTACCATTCAGAATGATACCGATTTCAAACAGTGTATTTGGACAAGCCCTGAAATGATTTTAGCTCAGATAGAAACCCTTTTTGAACGATTTGATATTTCGGTAGTTAAAATTGGAATCATTCAATCTTGGGACACGTTATTGCTTGTACTAGATAAACTGCACCAATTAAATAGCAATATTAAAATTGTGTTAGACCCTATTTTTAAAGCATCTGCAGGTTTCGATTTTCATTCAACCGATAATCAAGATACACTCGATAACGTCTGGAAGCTATGCCATATTATCACGCCTAATTACGATGAAATTAAAAACCTGTATCCCTATTTAAGTATTGAAGATACTATCGAACGTTTAAGTGCTTTAACCCATATTTATTTAAAAGGGGGACATAGAGCTGACAAAAAAGGTTGGGACACATTGTACTATAATCGAATTGTTCAGGTGAATATGCCACCACAAATTCAAAATGTTTTTGAAAAACACGGCAGTGGTTGTGTGTTATCTTCAGCTTTAGCGGCTAATATCGCTTTAGAATTACCCTTGGAAGATGCCTGTAAATACGCCAAACATTATACCGAACAGTTTTTAAATTCAAATCCTAGTCTGCTCGGTTACCACAATTATCCAATAAAAAAATAACACGATGAACATCCCTAAATTACATTATATATCGCAGGGCAACACACCTGAAGACCACTTAAAAAATATTCAAAAGGCCTGTACGTACGGTGCCGAACTGGTGCAACTTCGGCTTAAAGACGCGCCTGAAGACATCATCTTGAAAACCGCCGAAAAAGCACGGGATGTCACCTCACATTTTCAAACACGATTAATTATAAATGACCATTATAAAATAACCAAAGCTGTTAATGCCGATGGTGTTCACTTAGGTAAAAGCGATGCTTGCCCTACCATTGCCCGTGCGTATTTAGGTAAATGGTTTATGGTTGGGGGCACAGCCAACAGCCTTGACGATTGTAAAAAACTAATTGATAAAAACGTCGATTATATTGGTTTGGGTCCGTTTAGATTTACTACAACCAAAGCCAATTTAAGTCCGATTTTAGGTTTGGAAGGCTACCAAAACATAATCAAAGCATTACACACACAAACGCCCATTATCGCTATCGGCGGCATTGTAGAAAACTATATAAAAAACCTTTTAGATACCGGTGTTCACGGCATCGCCATGTCTGGAGCCATTACTCAAAACTTCAATACCATTTCAACCCTTAACAGATTGTTGAAGGCATCCGTAGTACACGAACAAAAACATACTTTTTAAATGATGAACAATACACTAACTATAGCAGATAAAACCTTTCAATCACGATTATTTACAGGTACGGGAAAATTCAGCTCCAACCAACTTATGGCCGATGCCATTTTAGCCTCTGAAAGTGAATTGGTAACCGTAGCGTTAAAACGGGTCGATGTCGATAACGAACAAGACAATATGTTGCAAAGCATCAAGCTCCCCCATATTAACTTACTACCCAACACTTCTGGTGTTCGCGATGCCAAAGAAGCTATTTTCGCCGCACAACTAGCTCGAGAAGCTCTGGAAACGAACTGGATAAAACTGGAAATTCACCCAGACCCAAAATATTTATTGCCCGACCCGATTGAAACTTTAAAAGCAGCAGAAGAACTCGTAAAATTGGGCTTTGTGGTGATGCCATACATTCATGCCGATCCGGTTTTATGCAAGCGATTAGAAGATGTCGGCACGCAATGCGTTATGCCTTTAGGCGCACCAATTGGTACAAATAAAGGCCTAAAAACCTCAGATTTTTTAGAAATCATTATCGACCAAAGTAATGTTCCTGTTATTGTCGATGCCGGTATTGGCAGTCCGTCGCATGCCGCTCACGCTATGGAATTGGGTGCCGATGCCGTTTTGGTTAATACCGCTATTGCTGTATCGCAAAACCCTATAACCATGGCAAAAGCTGTTAAAATGGCTGTTGAAGCTGGTCGTATGGCATTCAATGCCAAACTTGCTATGGTAAAACAACACGCCGAAGCTAGTAGTCCATTAACCGATTTCTTAAACTAAAAACCTTTTTATGAATACCTCATTTAAAAATCTGCTTAATACGTACGATTGGGAAGATACACTAGCGAGCATCAACACTAAAACCACTGAAGATGTTGTGCTTGCCCTCTCTAAAAACAAACGTGATTTAGAAGATTTTAAAGCCTTGGTTTCACCTGCCGCCAAACCTTATTTAGAGCAGATGGCTCAATTAAGTAGTCGTATCACAAAAAAACGCTTTGGTAATACAATTCAAATGTACGTACCTATGTACTTATCTAACGAATGTCAAAACATTTGTACCTACTGCGGCTTTAGTATGACCAATAAAATTCCGCGTCGCACCTTAACCGATGCCGAAATTTTAAAAGAGGTCCGCTTCTTAAAAGCTAAAGGTTACAATCATATTTTACTGGTTACCGGTGAGGCCAATAAAACGGTTGGTGTACCTTATATAAAAAATGCTATGGAATTGATAAAAAACCAATTTTCGAATATCACCATAGAGGTTCAGCCTCTGGACCAAGAAGATTATGAAACATTAATTGAAGCCAATCTATATGCTGTTTTAGTGTATCAGGAGACCTATAATAGAGCTGAATATAAAAAACACCATCCGAAAGGAAAAAAATCGAATTTCGATTACCGTTTAGAAACACCCGACCGGTTGGGCAGAGCAGGCATTCATAAAATAGGCATAGGCGCTTTATTTGGTTTAGAAAACTGGCGTGGCGATAGTTTTTTTACAGCTTTGCATTTAAAATATCTTCAAAAGACCTATTGGAAAACCAAATATTCTATTTCCTTTCCGCGATTGCGCCCA
This genomic stretch from Flavobacteriaceae bacterium GSB9 harbors:
- a CDS encoding MBL fold metallo-hydrolase, whose protein sequence is MQLYPIQAGNLKLDGGAMFGVVPKTLWNRTNPADANNMIDIATRCLLIEDGNRLILIDTGMGNKQSDKFFGYYYLWGDFSLDKSLAQYGFHRDDITDVFLTHLHFDHCGGSIQWNKDRTGYEPAFKNAHFWSNKDHWLWATEPNRREKASFLEENILPMETSGQLKFTSLPNRDMLKHSELGFDIFFADGHTDKQMIPLITYKDKTIAFMADLLPTVGHLPLPYVMGYDTRPLLTLNEKEKFLNLAAKNNFYLFLEHDAHNEIITVKNTEKGVRLNETFTTQDIFNF
- a CDS encoding S8 family peptidase, producing MKNTKILVASIFLSALIYGCGSTADILSTPVENIDTSPLKVSELTESEKKQWGHLDLVKDTIPGMSVNKAYSELIKNKKGQKVLVAVLDSGIDIDHEDLDDVIWTNKDEIPNNGKDDDNNGYIDDIHGWNFLGDGYNEQLEYVRIIASGDTSNPDYERAKAEYEKEYEKWMQRKTQHEQIYQQIKGAHETLVKHLGKEDYTQEEVNAITPDSEALSQAKQIAQYLFSNGDTLTGALEEIEGVLETINDFLNYKLNTDFKGRVNGDDPEDMSTKYYGNGNVKPVKKEESHGTHVAGIIAAERNNGKGANGVANNVEIMTVRTVPSGDEYDKDVALAIRYAVDNGAKIINGSFGKSFSPHSDWVRDAIAYAGEHDVLFVHAAGNDSKDVDVEPNYPDDNVNGKEISNNYIRVGALAPKYGSSMVASFSNYGKNNVDVFAPGDDIYSTTPENEYDTKGGTSMAAPAVAGVAALIRSYYPSLTAAQVKQILMDSGLPIKTKVIVGGDTSDIRPFADLTKSSKMVNAYNALIMAAKMSK
- a CDS encoding M1 family metallopeptidase, which gives rise to MEINMDVENYQYEGKQTLVYTNNSPDTLNKVFYHLYFNAFQPGSEMDVRSRNIPDPDSRVKDRISKLKPDEIGYIKVNSLKQNGEPLTYETVGTVLEVNLENAIKPGESVTFDMLFDAQIPVQIRRSGRKNNEGVALSMAQWYPKLAEYDYEGWHADPYIGREFHGVWGDFDVKIAIDKTYTIGGTGYLQNPNEIGHGYQTDTLKQPNTKKLTWHFVAPNVHDFTWAADPNYKHDTIQVPNGPLLHFLYKNNMPKDKLNNWKKLQPKAVELMQFYSENIGQYPYNQYSIIQGGDGGMEYGMCSLIAGEGNFSGLFGVTAHEMAHSWFQFLLATNELTNYWMDEGFTEYYGELAECKIFNKPFEKPTKRVYDIYYYYVNSGAEQPQTTHADRFNYNQSSSISAYYKGYVFLNQLAYIIGDENQKETIKQYFNQWAFKHPTRTDFIRVAEKVSGLELDWYLNDWTRTINTIDYGVESIENNKVTLKRIGLMPMPIDLTVTYTDGTSEDFYIPLQMMRGEKPTEATMIKDWAWAYPTYTFETSKDVKSVEIDPKNMMADIDKENNKK
- the thiS gene encoding sulfur carrier protein ThiS encodes the protein MITIHLNDRSLDIDTNTNIMQLLHQNNYPQLGIAVAINQQIVSKNHWGDQQLKDGDKVLIIQATQGG
- the thiC gene encoding phosphomethylpyrimidine synthase ThiC, producing MKNKDTAPKEGQITRQPFPNSKKIYIPGKIHPQIKVAMREISLSDTKDSMTGKVTPNEPVTVYDTSGPYTDPNKNINVHNGIERIREQWILDRGDVEQLNSFSSKYCNERLNDSSLDHMRFAHLKKPLRAKKGKNVTQLHYAKQGIITPEMEYIAIRENQRIDEMTEIRKQHPGQDFGASIPNKITPEFVRKEVARGRAVIPSNINHPEAEPMILGRNFLVKINANIGNSATTSSIEEEVEKAVWACRWGADNIMDLSTGQNIHETREWIIRNSPVPVGTVPIYQALEKVNGVAEDLTWDIFRDTLIEQAEQGVDYFTIHAGVLLRYVPMTAKRVTGIVSRGGSIMAKWCLAHHKESFLYTHFEEICEIMKSYDVAFSLGDGLRPGSVADANDEAQFAELETLGELTQIARKHEVQCFIEGPGHVPMHMIKENMEKQIEVCDEAPFYTLGPLTTDIAPGYDHITSGIGAAMIGWYGCAMLCYVTPKEHLGLPNKEDVRVGVVTYKLAAHAADLAKGHPGAQHRDNALSMARFEFRWEDQFNLGLDPERAREYHDETLPAAGAKIAHFCSMCGPKFCSMKISQEVRDFAKENEIVENEVIQKGMEEKSKEFKDKGSEVYL
- a CDS encoding thiamine phosphate synthase — encoded protein: MVILIAPERDIKNEIEILHELFREGLQYYHLRKPHKDYKAYFEYLEQIDSQYHNRIVVHHFHELVEDYMLKGIHFQEVKRREASLDTLKHMRRQKNISISSSFHSSEDLEASAFEFDYHLLSPVFSSISKQGYLGRGFDVNHINKTIIGMGGVSTKNLNDFDRLGYKGVGVLGGIWQSKTPVENFKIIKCHFDRSPDIQQPESPLNKFSMTNKKYAKR
- a CDS encoding hydroxymethylpyrimidine/phosphomethylpyrimidine kinase; this encodes MQNDKNYILSIAGFDPSSGAGITQDIKTFEAHSLYGLSVCTAITIQNDTDFKQCIWTSPEMILAQIETLFERFDISVVKIGIIQSWDTLLLVLDKLHQLNSNIKIVLDPIFKASAGFDFHSTDNQDTLDNVWKLCHIITPNYDEIKNLYPYLSIEDTIERLSALTHIYLKGGHRADKKGWDTLYYNRIVQVNMPPQIQNVFEKHGSGCVLSSALAANIALELPLEDACKYAKHYTEQFLNSNPSLLGYHNYPIKK
- the thiE gene encoding thiamine phosphate synthase, with amino-acid sequence MNIPKLHYISQGNTPEDHLKNIQKACTYGAELVQLRLKDAPEDIILKTAEKARDVTSHFQTRLIINDHYKITKAVNADGVHLGKSDACPTIARAYLGKWFMVGGTANSLDDCKKLIDKNVDYIGLGPFRFTTTKANLSPILGLEGYQNIIKALHTQTPIIAIGGIVENYIKNLLDTGVHGIAMSGAITQNFNTISTLNRLLKASVVHEQKHTF
- a CDS encoding thiazole synthase, which produces MNNTLTIADKTFQSRLFTGTGKFSSNQLMADAILASESELVTVALKRVDVDNEQDNMLQSIKLPHINLLPNTSGVRDAKEAIFAAQLAREALETNWIKLEIHPDPKYLLPDPIETLKAAEELVKLGFVVMPYIHADPVLCKRLEDVGTQCVMPLGAPIGTNKGLKTSDFLEIIIDQSNVPVIVDAGIGSPSHAAHAMELGADAVLVNTAIAVSQNPITMAKAVKMAVEAGRMAFNAKLAMVKQHAEASSPLTDFLN
- the thiH gene encoding 2-iminoacetate synthase ThiH — protein: MNTSFKNLLNTYDWEDTLASINTKTTEDVVLALSKNKRDLEDFKALVSPAAKPYLEQMAQLSSRITKKRFGNTIQMYVPMYLSNECQNICTYCGFSMTNKIPRRTLTDAEILKEVRFLKAKGYNHILLVTGEANKTVGVPYIKNAMELIKNQFSNITIEVQPLDQEDYETLIEANLYAVLVYQETYNRAEYKKHHPKGKKSNFDYRLETPDRLGRAGIHKIGIGALFGLENWRGDSFFTALHLKYLQKTYWKTKYSISFPRLRPHSGGLEPKVEMTDRDLVQAICAFRLLDEDVELSMSTRESETFRNHIVNLGVTSLSAESKTNPGGYVVEPQSLEQFEISDERSTEVIAKMLQDNGLEPVWKDWEHNWQ